The following coding sequences lie in one Micromonospora sp. R77 genomic window:
- a CDS encoding class I SAM-dependent methyltransferase, whose protein sequence is MARRGGAGDRGDGPLRRPTLDLGCGPGRLTVALTRAWLTTLGVDVSAWAVASTRSRGAVAIQADLFDPLPAEGRWAHVVLLDGNIGIGGDPVALLARCRGLLRPAGTVLVEVDPPGAGAWQGLAHVVSGRVRGPLFRWARLDAGAVPDAATSAGLTVREVFRAGRRWFAELVRP, encoded by the coding sequence GTGGCACGGCGCGGCGGAGCCGGCGACCGCGGTGACGGTCCGCTGCGCCGGCCGACCCTGGACCTGGGGTGCGGGCCGGGCCGGCTCACGGTGGCGCTGACCCGGGCCTGGCTGACCACCCTCGGCGTCGACGTCTCGGCGTGGGCGGTGGCGTCGACCCGCTCCCGGGGCGCGGTCGCCATCCAGGCCGACCTGTTCGATCCGCTGCCGGCCGAGGGCCGCTGGGCGCACGTCGTGCTGCTCGACGGCAACATCGGCATCGGCGGCGATCCGGTGGCGCTGCTGGCCCGCTGCCGGGGGCTGCTGCGTCCGGCCGGCACCGTGCTGGTCGAGGTGGACCCACCCGGCGCGGGGGCCTGGCAGGGCCTGGCGCACGTGGTGTCCGGGCGGGTCCGCGGGCCGCTGTTCCGCTGGGCGCGGCTGGACGCCGGCGCGGTGCCCGACGCGGCGACATCGGCGGGCCTGACCGTGCGTGAGGTGTTCCGCGCGGGCCGGCGCTGGTTCGCCGAACTTGTCCGCCCCTGA
- a CDS encoding LysR family transcriptional regulator, which translates to MPINGGSGIDSRRLRALQAVGQSGSLAAAARRMRMSISGLRYQLDELERSVGVPLVRTSPQSGATLTPAGVVLVDGSSAVLAELDELVDRARRAEGDKRRPLRVAAPWPVVAGLLLDAVASDLRVGGAGWQVDVAASRDDALVAVRDGTADVAVAADWAGDRVDSGGLVCRELFSATYLLAVGASSDLAGGGSVDVRQTADQAWIMGPSTGTRRFLDDQLESAQVVPKRIVSSDSMEYMTLIDAGVGVGLAEPILAGLLRPRTVLVPLTGVTSYRYFAACPDGRQDDPDVRALLALLTRAGRRMVDLAGRKAHRASEAIR; encoded by the coding sequence ATGCCGATCAACGGTGGCTCCGGCATTGACAGCAGGCGCCTGCGGGCCCTGCAGGCGGTCGGCCAATCGGGATCGCTGGCTGCGGCGGCCCGACGGATGCGGATGTCGATTTCCGGTCTGCGGTATCAGCTCGACGAGTTGGAGCGGTCGGTGGGCGTGCCTTTGGTGCGCACCTCGCCGCAGTCCGGGGCGACGCTCACTCCGGCGGGGGTGGTGCTGGTGGACGGTTCGTCCGCCGTCCTGGCAGAGCTGGACGAACTGGTGGACCGGGCCCGCCGGGCCGAGGGTGACAAGCGGCGCCCGCTGCGGGTGGCCGCGCCGTGGCCGGTGGTCGCCGGTCTGCTCCTCGACGCGGTCGCCAGTGATCTGCGGGTCGGCGGTGCCGGTTGGCAGGTGGACGTGGCAGCCAGTCGGGACGATGCGCTGGTGGCGGTCCGTGACGGTACGGCGGATGTGGCGGTGGCGGCGGACTGGGCCGGGGACCGGGTCGACAGCGGTGGGCTCGTCTGCCGAGAGTTGTTCTCCGCCACGTACCTGCTCGCGGTCGGTGCCAGCAGCGACCTGGCCGGTGGCGGCTCGGTTGACGTGCGTCAGACGGCGGATCAAGCGTGGATCATGGGTCCGAGCACAGGCACCCGGCGATTCCTGGACGACCAGCTCGAATCGGCCCAGGTGGTGCCGAAGCGTATTGTCAGCAGCGATTCCATGGAGTACATGACCTTGATCGACGCCGGCGTGGGCGTCGGCTTGGCGGAGCCGATCCTCGCCGGCCTGCTGCGGCCCCGCACGGTCCTGGTCCCGCTGACCGGCGTGACCTCATACCGGTACTTCGCCGCCTGTCCCGACGGTCGCCAGGATGATCCGGATGTGCGGGCTCTGCTGGCGCTGCTGACCCGCGCCGGCCGGCGCATGGTGGACCTGGCGGGGCGGAAGGCCCACCGTGCGTCGGAGGCGATCAGGTGA
- a CDS encoding ROK family protein, with product MRTADPLHLRLLRLLRDEGPVSRAELGDRLQMPRPRLLAELDRLVALGLVAEAGLAASRGGRRSTLVELDPRLRFAAVDLGASSIDVEVVNGRLEPVAAYAEAADIRSGPKAILHRVNDLLHKARVDGAYETLHAVGIGVPGPVSFRDGVPVSPPIMPGWDRFPVRELLTREHGCPAVVDNDVNIMALGERHGGVAHSVDDFLFVKIGTGIGCGIHLSGEVYRGTDGCAGDIGHIQVDANGPICSCGNAGCLEAVFSGAALAREATAAARAGTAPALAERLAARGVLTARDVADGAAEGDVTCIQLIRDGGRRVGQVLAGLVSFTNPSMIVIGGGLAQLGHVLLAEIRSVVYRRSLPLATGNLPVVLSELGPRAGVAGAAVLASDTAFGEAS from the coding sequence GTGCGGACGGCAGACCCGCTGCACCTGCGGCTGTTACGGCTGCTACGCGACGAGGGCCCCGTGTCCCGGGCGGAACTGGGCGACCGGTTGCAGATGCCCCGCCCGCGGCTCCTGGCCGAGCTCGACCGGCTGGTCGCCCTCGGTCTGGTCGCCGAGGCGGGGCTCGCGGCCTCCCGGGGCGGACGACGCTCCACCCTGGTCGAACTCGACCCCCGGCTCCGGTTCGCCGCCGTCGACCTCGGTGCCAGCTCGATCGACGTCGAAGTGGTCAACGGCCGGTTGGAGCCCGTGGCCGCGTACGCGGAGGCGGCCGACATCCGTTCCGGACCGAAGGCCATCCTGCACCGGGTCAACGACCTGCTGCACAAGGCCAGGGTCGACGGGGCGTACGAGACGCTCCACGCGGTGGGGATCGGGGTGCCCGGCCCGGTGAGCTTCCGGGACGGCGTGCCGGTCTCGCCGCCGATCATGCCGGGCTGGGACAGGTTCCCGGTGCGCGAGCTGCTCACCCGGGAGCACGGCTGCCCGGCGGTGGTCGACAACGACGTGAACATCATGGCCCTCGGGGAGCGGCACGGCGGGGTGGCCCATTCGGTCGACGACTTCCTCTTCGTCAAGATCGGCACCGGCATAGGGTGCGGGATCCACCTCAGCGGCGAGGTCTACCGGGGCACCGACGGCTGTGCCGGGGACATCGGCCACATCCAGGTCGACGCGAACGGTCCGATCTGCTCCTGCGGCAACGCCGGCTGCCTGGAGGCGGTGTTCAGCGGTGCCGCGCTGGCCCGCGAGGCGACCGCCGCCGCCCGGGCCGGTACCGCCCCGGCGCTGGCCGAGCGGCTCGCCGCCCGCGGCGTGCTCACCGCCCGGGACGTGGCCGACGGCGCCGCCGAGGGGGACGTCACCTGCATCCAGCTGATCCGCGACGGCGGCCGGCGGGTCGGGCAGGTGCTGGCCGGGCTGGTCAGCTTCACCAACCCGTCGATGATCGTGATCGGCGGCGGGCTGGCCCAGCTGGGCCACGTCCTGCTCGCCGAGATCCGCAGTGTGGTCTACCGCCGCTCACTGCCGCTGGCCACCGGAAACCTGCCGGTCGTCCTGTCCGAGCTGGGCCCCCGGGCCGGCGTGGCCGGTGCCGCGGTCCTGGCCAGCGACACCGCCTTCGGCGAGGCATCGTGA
- a CDS encoding sugar ABC transporter ATP-binding protein — protein MTAPAGEVVLRLTDVAKTFPGVRALDGVQLQVRAGEVHCLLGQNGAGKSTLIKVLAGVHRPDSGRVEWRGEPAAFANPQAAMRAGIATIYQELDLVEDLSVAENTFLGHEPRRLGFVRRGLAARRTREILSRLGHGEIPPGRLVRALPAAGKQVVSMARALSHDARLIVMDEPSAVLAHDEVGNLFRIIRELTAQGIAVIYISHRLEEIREIGDRVTVLKDGRTTAANLPARDTPTRDLVAQMTGRTIEYVFPDRPADTTAGGELLRVEGLSRAGEFADVSLSVRAGEIVGIAGLVGSGRSELLETIFGARRADAGTIRMAGRAVRPGRVGAAVRAGMGMAPEERKSQALLLGEPIHRNVTLATFGRYARLGFTDAGKERAEAERITGSLQLTPGDVRRPVRTLSGGNQQKVVVGRWLLGDTRLLLLDEPTRGVDVGARAELYRVIRELAARGVGVLLVSSEVPEVLGLADRVLVMREGRMVREAPAGELDESTVLDLVMAGSLMEGAPA, from the coding sequence ATGACCGCCCCCGCCGGCGAGGTGGTGCTGCGCCTCACCGACGTGGCGAAGACCTTCCCCGGCGTGCGGGCGCTTGACGGAGTCCAGTTGCAGGTACGAGCCGGTGAGGTGCACTGCCTGCTCGGACAGAACGGTGCGGGCAAGTCCACCCTGATCAAGGTGCTCGCCGGGGTGCACCGGCCGGACTCCGGCCGGGTGGAGTGGCGCGGCGAGCCGGCCGCGTTCGCCAATCCGCAGGCCGCGATGCGCGCCGGTATCGCCACCATCTACCAGGAACTCGATCTGGTGGAGGACCTCTCCGTCGCGGAGAACACCTTCCTCGGCCACGAACCGCGCCGGCTCGGCTTCGTCCGACGCGGGCTGGCGGCCCGCCGTACCCGGGAGATCCTGTCCCGGCTGGGCCACGGGGAGATCCCGCCGGGCCGGCTGGTGCGTGCCCTGCCCGCAGCCGGCAAGCAGGTGGTCAGCATGGCCCGGGCGCTGTCCCACGACGCTCGCCTGATCGTCATGGACGAGCCCAGTGCGGTGCTGGCTCACGACGAGGTCGGCAACCTGTTCCGGATCATCCGGGAGCTGACCGCCCAGGGCATCGCGGTCATCTACATCTCGCACCGGCTGGAGGAGATCCGCGAGATCGGCGACCGGGTGACCGTACTCAAGGACGGCCGGACCACCGCGGCGAACCTGCCGGCGCGCGACACCCCGACCCGCGACCTGGTCGCGCAGATGACCGGGCGGACCATCGAGTACGTCTTCCCCGATCGGCCCGCCGACACCACCGCCGGTGGCGAGCTGCTGCGGGTCGAGGGGCTCAGCCGGGCCGGCGAGTTCGCCGACGTGTCGCTGAGCGTCCGGGCCGGCGAGATCGTCGGGATCGCCGGGCTGGTCGGCTCCGGCCGCTCCGAGCTGCTGGAGACGATCTTCGGCGCCCGCCGGGCCGACGCCGGCACGATCCGGATGGCCGGCCGGGCGGTGCGACCCGGCAGAGTCGGCGCGGCGGTACGGGCCGGCATGGGGATGGCCCCCGAGGAGCGCAAGAGCCAGGCGCTGCTGCTCGGCGAGCCGATCCACCGCAACGTCACGCTGGCCACCTTCGGCCGGTACGCCCGTCTCGGGTTCACCGACGCCGGAAAGGAGCGGGCCGAGGCGGAGCGGATCACCGGCAGCCTCCAGCTGACCCCCGGCGACGTGCGTCGGCCGGTGCGCACCCTCTCCGGCGGCAACCAGCAGAAGGTGGTGGTCGGGCGGTGGCTGCTCGGCGACACCAGGCTGCTGCTGCTCGACGAGCCGACCCGGGGCGTGGATGTGGGCGCCCGGGCCGAGCTGTACCGGGTGATCCGGGAGCTGGCCGCCCGCGGCGTCGGGGTGCTGCTGGTCTCCAGCGAGGTGCCCGAGGTGCTCGGTCTGGCCGACCGGGTGCTGGTCATGCGCGAGGGCCGGATGGTGCGCGAGGCGCCCGCCGGCGAACTGGACGAGAGCACCGTGCTCGACCTCGTCATGGCGGGGTCCCTGATGGAAGGAGCGCCGGCATGA
- a CDS encoding ABC transporter permease — protein MSDTETATPQPAAGLPAQSPPIDPAQAQRATGRTGSGRLSWWNGEGGEGAKRNLGLVAVLLVLVVIGATTRSDLYANPDWVWNNTLTILKLASVVGVVTVGMTFVIIGGGIDLSVGAIVALAGVWCTTVATQSYGAGGMIFSALTVGLAVGLVNGLLISYGRLVPFIATLAMMVAARGLAAEISDKQTQVSGNQFINGIASTSPLGIPLLVYILAVVVAAGWVLLNRTTFGRRTVAVGGNPEAARLAGINVRRHTLLLYALSGLCCGIAAIMLTAQANSAQAAMANLYELDAIAAAIIGGTLLSGGRGTIVGSLLGVLIFSTITNLFAINGLSTEAQNMVKGGIIVGAVLVQQVQFRSLTQFLGRNRTTTS, from the coding sequence ATGAGCGACACGGAGACCGCGACGCCGCAGCCGGCGGCGGGCCTGCCGGCCCAGTCCCCGCCGATCGACCCGGCGCAGGCGCAGCGGGCCACCGGGCGGACCGGCTCCGGACGGCTGTCCTGGTGGAACGGGGAGGGCGGCGAGGGCGCCAAGCGCAACCTCGGCCTGGTCGCGGTGCTGCTGGTGCTGGTGGTGATCGGCGCCACCACCCGTTCGGACCTCTACGCGAACCCGGACTGGGTCTGGAACAACACGCTGACCATCCTCAAGCTGGCCTCGGTGGTCGGCGTGGTCACCGTCGGGATGACCTTCGTGATCATCGGTGGCGGCATCGACCTGTCGGTCGGCGCGATCGTCGCGCTGGCCGGGGTCTGGTGCACCACGGTCGCCACCCAGAGCTACGGCGCGGGCGGCATGATCTTCAGCGCGCTCACCGTCGGGCTGGCGGTCGGCCTGGTCAACGGGCTGCTCATCTCGTACGGGCGGCTGGTGCCGTTCATCGCCACGCTGGCGATGATGGTGGCCGCCCGCGGCCTGGCGGCCGAGATCTCCGACAAGCAGACCCAGGTCTCGGGCAACCAGTTCATCAACGGCATCGCCAGCACGTCGCCGCTGGGCATTCCACTGCTGGTCTACATTCTGGCCGTAGTGGTCGCCGCCGGCTGGGTGCTGCTCAACCGGACCACCTTCGGCCGGCGTACGGTCGCCGTCGGTGGCAATCCGGAGGCGGCCCGGCTCGCCGGCATCAACGTCCGCCGGCACACCCTGCTGCTGTACGCGCTCTCCGGCCTCTGCTGCGGCATCGCGGCGATCATGCTCACCGCCCAGGCCAACTCGGCGCAGGCCGCCATGGCCAACCTGTACGAGCTGGACGCGATCGCCGCGGCCATCATCGGCGGCACGCTGCTCAGCGGCGGCCGGGGCACCATCGTCGGCTCCCTGCTCGGGGTGCTGATCTTCTCCACCATCACCAACCTCTTCGCCATCAACGGCCTCTCCACCGAGGCGCAGAACATGGTCAAGGGCGGCATCATCGTCGGCGCCGTCCTGGTCCAGCAGGTGCAGTTCCGCAGCCTCACCCAGTTCCTCGGCCGCAACCGGACCACCACCAGCTGA
- a CDS encoding substrate-binding domain-containing protein: MTQFRDLSRRRLLFGGAAVGAGLVLAGCTSNEATPTAAQTNAAAAAGGNAEPGKKVVLGFSAPAADHGWIAAITNNAKAQAQAYSDVEFKAVEAGADAAAQRAALSTLVSQKPDVIVLLPHDGKELNAFGLEAMKAGIPVVNLDRAFPDPKAYRLQIKGDNYGMGVAAATYIIEQLKAKGVSNPVIGEIPGIDSLELTQERSKGFADTLAANGLKVANRRPAEFTADSGQQAATGLFQALPRIDAIWNHDDDQGIGVLAAVNQANRKEFFMVGGAGSKKAMQDIQADNSVLKATVTYSPSMASSAVSLARLIGQGKGMSDLVELQVPKEIVLASETITKENASNYLKLGF, translated from the coding sequence ATGACCCAGTTCCGCGACCTGTCCCGCCGCCGGTTGCTGTTCGGCGGGGCCGCCGTCGGCGCCGGCCTGGTCCTCGCCGGCTGCACGAGCAACGAGGCGACACCCACCGCCGCTCAGACCAACGCCGCCGCGGCGGCCGGCGGCAACGCCGAGCCGGGCAAGAAGGTCGTCCTCGGCTTCTCCGCACCGGCCGCCGACCACGGCTGGATCGCCGCCATCACCAACAACGCCAAGGCGCAGGCCCAGGCGTACTCCGACGTGGAGTTCAAGGCCGTCGAGGCCGGCGCGGACGCGGCGGCCCAGCGCGCGGCGCTGTCCACCCTGGTCTCCCAGAAGCCGGACGTGATCGTGCTGCTGCCGCACGACGGAAAGGAGCTCAACGCCTTCGGCCTGGAGGCGATGAAGGCCGGCATCCCGGTGGTCAACCTGGACCGGGCCTTCCCCGACCCGAAGGCCTACCGGCTGCAGATCAAGGGCGACAACTACGGCATGGGGGTGGCTGCGGCCACCTACATCATCGAGCAGCTCAAGGCCAAGGGCGTCAGCAACCCGGTGATCGGCGAGATCCCCGGCATCGACTCGCTGGAGCTGACCCAGGAGCGCTCGAAGGGCTTCGCGGACACGCTCGCCGCGAACGGCCTGAAGGTCGCCAACCGCCGGCCGGCGGAGTTCACCGCCGACTCCGGCCAGCAGGCCGCGACCGGCCTGTTCCAGGCGCTGCCCAGGATCGACGCGATCTGGAACCACGACGACGACCAGGGCATCGGTGTCCTGGCCGCGGTGAACCAGGCCAACCGCAAGGAGTTCTTCATGGTCGGCGGCGCGGGCTCGAAGAAGGCCATGCAGGACATTCAGGCCGACAACTCCGTGCTCAAGGCGACCGTCACCTACAGCCCGTCAATGGCCTCCTCGGCCGTCTCCCTGGCCCGCCTGATCGGCCAGGGCAAGGGCATGTCCGACCTGGTGGAACTCCAGGTGCCCAAGGAGATCGTGCTCGCCTCGGAGACGATCACCAAGGAGAACGCGAGCAACTACCTCAAGCTCGGGTTCTGA
- a CDS encoding Gfo/Idh/MocA family protein yields the protein MSTHRSELRVGMVGYAFMGAAHSQAWRTVNRVYDLPARARMAMICGRDAGKVADAADRLGWESTTTDWRALVGSDEIDVVDICTPGDSHAEIALAALAAGKHVICEKPLANTVEEARAMTAAAATAQAVGVRSMCGFNYRRVPAVTMMRQLVADGRLGAIRHVRAVYLQDWIVDPQFPLVWRLQKDRAGSGALGDIGAHIIDLTQFVTGQRITGVSAVTETFVKERPLPAGSSGLAAQADGNGTATGPVTVDDAAVFVARLGEGTLATYEATRFATGRKNALRVEINGSLGSVAFDLERLNELEFHDATRLTAEQGFTRILVTEGEHPYMSAWWPPGHIIGYEHSFTHQMRDFVEAVAAGADPTPSFADALHVQLVLDAVTRSAQDGSRWTEVEPALAALAV from the coding sequence TTGTCCACTCACCGAAGCGAACTGCGGGTCGGCATGGTCGGCTACGCGTTCATGGGCGCCGCGCACTCGCAGGCGTGGCGCACCGTGAACCGGGTGTACGACCTGCCGGCCCGGGCCCGGATGGCGATGATCTGCGGTCGGGACGCCGGAAAGGTCGCCGACGCGGCCGACCGGCTCGGCTGGGAGTCGACCACCACGGACTGGCGTGCCCTGGTCGGTTCCGACGAGATCGACGTGGTCGACATCTGCACACCGGGGGACAGTCACGCCGAGATCGCGCTCGCCGCGCTGGCCGCGGGCAAGCACGTGATCTGCGAGAAGCCGCTGGCCAACACGGTGGAGGAGGCGCGGGCGATGACCGCCGCCGCGGCCACCGCCCAGGCTGTCGGAGTCCGGTCGATGTGCGGGTTCAACTACCGCCGGGTGCCCGCGGTCACCATGATGCGGCAGCTGGTCGCCGACGGGCGGCTCGGCGCGATCCGCCACGTCCGGGCGGTGTACCTGCAGGACTGGATCGTCGACCCGCAGTTCCCGCTGGTCTGGCGCTTGCAGAAGGACAGGGCGGGCTCCGGGGCGCTGGGCGACATCGGGGCGCACATCATCGACCTCACGCAGTTCGTCACCGGGCAGCGGATCACCGGGGTCAGCGCGGTCACCGAGACCTTCGTCAAGGAACGGCCGTTGCCGGCCGGCTCCAGCGGCCTGGCCGCCCAGGCCGACGGCAACGGCACGGCGACGGGCCCGGTGACGGTGGACGACGCCGCCGTCTTCGTCGCCCGGCTGGGGGAGGGGACGCTCGCCACGTACGAGGCGACCCGGTTCGCCACCGGCCGCAAGAACGCCCTCCGGGTGGAGATCAACGGTTCGCTGGGCAGCGTGGCGTTCGACCTGGAACGGCTGAACGAGCTGGAGTTCCACGATGCCACGCGCCTGACGGCCGAGCAGGGCTTCACCCGGATCCTGGTGACCGAGGGGGAGCACCCGTACATGTCGGCGTGGTGGCCGCCGGGGCACATCATCGGCTACGAGCACTCCTTCACCCATCAGATGCGGGACTTCGTGGAGGCGGTCGCCGCCGGCGCCGACCCGACGCCGTCCTTCGCCGACGCGCTGCACGTCCAGCTGGTGCTGGACGCGGTGACCCGGTCGGCCCAGGACGGCTCCCGGTGGACCGAGGTGGAGCCGGCACTGGCCGCGCTCGCGGTCTGA
- a CDS encoding carbohydrate-binding protein, giving the protein MDTPTHRPRRWFPAASALLLVAAAGTVSLAAGPTALGGPAPAAAHPITAADFQQVELARGVAETGEPMSLAVLPDRSVLHTARNGTLRRTDAAGTTTVIGTLAVYTHDEEGLQGVGVDPNFATNRNIYLYYAPPLSTPTGDAPATGTDFSAWQGVNRLSRFTLNADFTVNQASRVDVLDVPASRGICCHVGGDIDFDAAGNLYLSTGDDTNPFDSAGYAPLDERTNRNPAYDAQRSAGNTNDLRGKILRIKVNADGSYAIPSGNLFPVGTAKTRPEIYAMGFRNPFRMSVDKATGIVYVGDYGPDAGSSSTRGPSGQVEFDRVTGPGNYGWPYCTGTNTTAETYAEWDFAAGTAGAKFNCTGGPTNNSFRNTGQTTLPPAEPAWIRYGGDAGSPPEFGGGSESPMGGPVYRYDAASTSTTKFPQSFDGQFFATEFGRGWIKPIHVNADGSPGTIDAFPWTGKQVMDSAFGPDGSYYVLDYGTGYFNGDANSALYRFDYIGSGNRAPIARAAADRTSGTAPLAVNFSSAGSADPEGGALSYSWAFGDGTSSTAANPAHTYTANGSYTATLTVRDPQGATGNASVVVTVGNTAPTVTVNTPGNGQLFSYGDTVPFSITVTDPEDGTIDCAKVKMTYVLGHDQHGHQITSVNGCAGSIAIPVDGEHDDAANIFAIFDAEYTDSGGLTTHTQQTLQPRHRQAEHFKTSSGVNTFDKAPAEGGKTVGDISNGDWIAFTPYQLGNVTSFSARVSSAGAGGTIQVRAGSATGTVLGSATVPVTGAWDSFTTVTGAISGAPAGTTTLYLTFAGGAGALFDVDSFTFTTGASVRTGPVKGLAGKCLDVRNAATADGTQVQLYTCNGTGAQTWTVTPNSTVKALGKCLDVSGAATADGTKIQLWTCNGTGAQNWSAQADGTLRNPASGKCLDVAGNNSADSTPVHLWTCTGAANQKWILP; this is encoded by the coding sequence ATGGACACCCCCACCCACCGCCCCCGACGATGGTTCCCCGCCGCCTCGGCCCTGCTCCTGGTCGCCGCGGCCGGCACGGTCAGCCTGGCGGCCGGCCCGACCGCCCTCGGCGGTCCCGCCCCGGCCGCCGCCCACCCCATCACCGCCGCCGACTTCCAGCAGGTCGAACTGGCCCGCGGCGTCGCCGAGACCGGCGAGCCCATGTCCCTGGCCGTGCTGCCGGACCGCTCCGTCCTGCACACCGCCCGCAACGGCACGCTGCGCCGCACCGACGCCGCCGGCACCACCACCGTGATCGGCACCCTCGCCGTCTACACCCACGACGAGGAGGGCCTGCAGGGCGTCGGGGTGGACCCCAACTTCGCCACCAACCGCAACATCTACCTGTACTACGCCCCGCCGCTGTCCACCCCGACCGGCGACGCCCCGGCCACCGGCACCGACTTCTCCGCCTGGCAGGGCGTCAACCGGCTCTCCCGGTTCACCCTGAACGCCGACTTCACCGTCAACCAGGCCAGCCGGGTCGACGTGCTCGACGTGCCCGCCAGCCGGGGCATCTGCTGCCACGTCGGCGGGGACATCGATTTCGACGCCGCCGGCAACCTCTACCTGTCCACCGGTGACGACACCAACCCGTTCGACTCCGCCGGCTACGCGCCGCTCGACGAACGGACCAACCGCAACCCCGCCTACGACGCGCAGCGCAGCGCCGGCAACACGAACGACCTGCGCGGCAAGATCCTCCGGATCAAGGTGAACGCCGACGGGTCGTACGCGATCCCCAGCGGCAACCTCTTCCCGGTCGGCACCGCGAAGACCCGCCCCGAGATCTACGCGATGGGCTTCCGCAACCCGTTCCGGATGAGCGTCGACAAGGCCACCGGCATCGTCTACGTCGGCGACTACGGACCGGACGCCGGCAGCAGCTCCACCCGCGGACCCTCCGGACAGGTCGAGTTCGACCGCGTCACGGGGCCCGGCAACTACGGCTGGCCGTACTGCACCGGCACCAACACCACCGCCGAGACGTACGCCGAGTGGGACTTCGCCGCCGGCACCGCCGGCGCCAAGTTCAACTGCACCGGCGGCCCCACCAACAACTCGTTCCGCAACACCGGCCAGACCACCCTGCCACCGGCCGAGCCGGCCTGGATCCGGTACGGTGGCGACGCCGGCAGCCCACCCGAATTCGGCGGCGGCTCCGAGTCCCCGATGGGCGGCCCGGTCTACCGCTACGACGCCGCGTCCACCTCCACCACCAAGTTCCCGCAGTCCTTCGACGGACAGTTCTTCGCCACGGAGTTCGGCCGCGGCTGGATCAAGCCGATCCACGTCAACGCCGACGGCTCACCGGGCACCATCGACGCGTTCCCGTGGACCGGCAAGCAGGTGATGGACTCGGCGTTCGGGCCGGACGGGTCGTACTACGTGCTCGACTACGGCACCGGGTACTTCAACGGCGACGCCAACTCGGCGCTGTACCGCTTCGACTACATCGGCTCCGGCAACCGGGCCCCGATCGCCCGGGCGGCAGCAGACCGCACCTCCGGCACCGCCCCGCTGGCCGTGAACTTCTCGTCGGCCGGGTCGGCGGACCCGGAGGGCGGCGCGCTGAGCTACTCGTGGGCGTTCGGCGACGGCACCAGCTCGACGGCCGCGAACCCGGCGCACACCTACACCGCGAACGGCAGCTACACCGCCACCCTCACGGTCCGCGACCCGCAGGGCGCCACCGGCAATGCCAGCGTGGTGGTCACCGTGGGCAACACCGCCCCGACGGTCACCGTGAACACCCCCGGCAACGGCCAGCTCTTCTCGTACGGCGACACGGTGCCCTTCTCGATCACCGTCACCGACCCGGAGGACGGCACGATCGACTGCGCAAAGGTCAAGATGACCTACGTGCTCGGGCACGACCAGCACGGCCACCAGATCACCTCGGTGAACGGCTGCGCCGGCTCGATCGCCATCCCGGTCGACGGGGAGCACGACGACGCGGCGAACATCTTCGCCATCTTCGACGCCGAGTACACCGACTCCGGCGGCCTGACCACGCACACCCAGCAGACCCTGCAACCGCGGCACCGGCAGGCCGAGCACTTCAAGACCTCGTCCGGCGTCAACACCTTCGACAAGGCGCCCGCCGAGGGCGGCAAGACCGTCGGTGACATCAGCAACGGGGACTGGATCGCGTTCACCCCGTACCAGTTGGGCAACGTCACCTCGTTCAGCGCCCGGGTCTCCTCGGCCGGGGCCGGCGGCACCATCCAGGTGCGGGCCGGCTCGGCCACCGGCACGGTGCTCGGCTCCGCCACGGTGCCGGTCACCGGGGCCTGGGACTCCTTCACCACGGTCACCGGCGCGATCTCCGGGGCGCCGGCCGGCACCACCACCCTCTACCTGACCTTCGCCGGCGGCGCCGGGGCGCTGTTCGACGTCGACTCGTTCACCTTCACCACCGGCGCGAGCGTGCGCACCGGCCCGGTGAAGGGGCTGGCCGGCAAGTGCCTGGACGTGCGGAACGCGGCCACCGCCGACGGCACCCAGGTGCAGCTCTACACCTGCAACGGCACCGGCGCGCAGACCTGGACGGTCACCCCGAACTCCACGGTGAAGGCGTTGGGCAAGTGTCTGGACGTCTCCGGCGCCGCCACCGCCGACGGGACGAAGATCCAGCTGTGGACCTGCAACGGCACCGGCGCGCAGAACTGGTCCGCCCAGGCCGACGGCACGCTGCGCAACCCCGCGTCCGGCAAGTGCCTGGACGTTGCCGGCAACAACTCCGCCGACAGCACCCCGGTCCACCTGTGGACCTGCACCGGTGCCGCCAACCAGAAGTGGATCCTGCCGTAA